The Neodiprion lecontei isolate iyNeoLeco1 chromosome 6, iyNeoLeco1.1, whole genome shotgun sequence sequence AATTTGGCTTAGGAAGAAACAAACCGCCGCCGCTATCCCCGTTGCAGACCCCCGTTCCGTTTCCCCATCCCGCACAGAACGATGTGTACGTTATGTACTTCCGGAAATCCCTCTTTTGCTTTTGGTAACACTTTTCGTTTGAAACTATCTCCACTGACGCCATCCTAAGCGACGCACCGAACGTGTCGTTTTCGGTTATTCCCATGCCTGCAATATAAATAAGGACTAAGCTCCACTTTCATACTCCTCCGATTGTTTTCATAACTAaggtaatttcatttttgagGAGGTTCGCGTTCAAACTGATCTACGAAGATTGATTATGTCTTGAAACGAACTTCAACCGTCGATTGACTCGAAAAAATCTCGCGCCCATTTCAGTGACGAAACTCTGAACATTTTATCAGAGCTTTCGTTTGCTCGTAAACTCACCGATCACCAGTCCAATAGCACCGTCTCTTTGTACCACGTCATTGGCATCGGTCCAATCAATGCAGACTGGTTTGACGCACGAATTAATTACCACCGGTTTTTTCAGGACCAATATAGCAAGGTCCGAGCCGTAGTTTCCTTCGCGGTCCTGATAGGAATACTGCAATTCGATATTTTCTACATCGAAGACCTGCGTATCTTCTCCTTGGCCATCGAAATCGCTCGAGAAACCACAGAGGACGACTTTCAAGAGATCAACATCGCTCTGCCACACGCAATGGCCAGCCGTGAGAACCAAACGTTCCGCGATCAGAGTTCCGCCGCAGAAAAAACTCGGCTTTCCATtctcgaatgaaaataatgcaGCATGCCACGGAAGATGATCGCTCAAAGACGCCTCCCATCCGTTAACTATCAATGGCAGAACTGAAAATACCATGGGAATGAAATACCGAAAAGCCATTGAACCGAGCTGTGAGGATTGATCATTAATTGTTCGCCTGAAGAATTTTACCCGACAGATCTCGATTTCCGCACTCCGGTTTACAGCTAAGATGCTTTCGACTCCATGTCCCGTCATGCAAACACGTAGCGTGAGATGCTCCGGCTTCGGGTTCGTAGTAAATTGGACATTCCAAGAAAGCCTGAGTGCCTACAGGAACGTAACGATCGCAAGGTATCCATCCTTCACGAGGACCCCATTTCACTTCGCACCTTTTAATCGCTCCAGGCGCAGCTAAAGGTGGGCAAGTTATACTCCCACTTTCTGAAAAATTCCGACTACTATTGTTCCGCGATAATATGCCCGCAGGAGTgatataaaatgaagaaaagcTGACCCGTGGGACACGTTGGGATCGAAGGTGTCCATTCGTTGTCTTCGCAGAAGACTGTGCCGGGGCCTTCGAgggatccttcgatgtcgcaGAAGTATTCGAGCTTCGTTAATTCCGCGACAACTTCGCCTGGTCGACAGTCCGGACAGCCTGAAACTCTGTAGTGGGTTCCAGGTTTCGTAGGTGGCAAGCGGCAAGCTCCTTCCGGCAAACTGACGCCGCATATTTTCTCGTCTTCGTCGCTCCAATCGTGACAGTTTTGCTCGAAATTACACTTTTTGCTCTCCGGTATGCAACCACCGTAGGAACAGCGGAAGAACCCTGGTGGGCACCTGACCAGATGGATATTTACGGTGTCAAAAGTACTTTGGAAGTCGGAACTTGTCAATACTGAAACCCCAACAGCTCGGCTGCAGATAGATACCTACGTGTGCATGCTGCACCGTTCGAAGTCTTCATCCGAACCATCCCTACACTGGTGACTTCCATCGCACACTTTATTATTAGGTATGCACTGCCCACCGCTTCCGCAGGTGAATTCTTGATCGCTGTTGGTAGAAGAGGTTGAGAACAGAGTAGGTATACAATGCCGGTTTTGAATACAGATTCCCATACCGACATTTACCGACACTTAGCCAAGGCACAAACCTTTTTCTAGAATTCAAGTCAGCCAGAGTGGGGATATTCGCCACCGTCGAATATTCCAGAAAAAGGTTTGTGTTTTGGCTAAGTGTCGGTATGGGAATATGTATCCAGAACCGGTCTTGTATTCCTACTCAAAGGCTTAATCGGAAGCTTGTGCAAACTTCAACCGATGGAGTCCAACGAGATTCCTGTACCTGCACTTATATTCCTCGCATTCGGAGCCGCGGCAATTCATCGCTCTGCAAGTAGCCGGGTCTTCGTCAGTCGCATCGATGCAGTCCTTGGTACCGTCGCACATGACTTCCTGGTGAACGCATCCACCGTAAGAGCAGTGATAGGTGTGCGATGGGCACGGATGGCCGAGACAAGTTGTGGCGTTCTCGTCGCTGCCATCCCGACAGTCCGAATAGCCGTTGCAAATATCTTTCAGCGGAATGCACTCGGGAGAATCGACGCATTGAAACTCACGATCGGTGCAAATTTCGGCTACGTTGCAGCGCGTCTCGTCGCTACCGTCCGCACAATTTTCAATCCCATCACATCGAGATCCCCGGGGTATACATGCTCCGTAGGCACACCGGAAGGTGGAGATTGGACATCTGCACCGAACgctcagaatttttcaaacggtaaaaataaatacatggCCAGAAAAAACCATGTGACAAAGGCAGCAATATTTTGTTTGTCGGTATTTTTGCCTTTTCTAATTGTCTTGAAAGATTTagcatttttgcaaaattcttTGGGCGGAGCACAACGGTCGATTGCGTGCTAAATTATACGGCATtcaaaatttagaatttgTATTTATCAATTGGTGAAATTCTTACACGACGTGACGACAAAGTTTTCGAGTTTCATCGGAAACGTCATGGCAATCAGGTTTTCCATCGCAGACTCGGGCGAGAAGAATTTCGGATCCATCAACGCAGACGAATGACGAGGGTCCTTCCGGCACTTCCTTCACCGCGTTATAAGCTTAAACGGGGATGAATGACGTCACGAATTTACGGCGATACCATTAACATTAAATATTGACACAGTTGCTCGAGACGTACGTACATCTGTCCAAAGAATCGGTTCGAACGGACGGCACTAAACATTATCTTATGCCCTATAGAACATGTCGCATGTAGATGCCAGTCTAAGTATGCACCGAGGTTATTTCGATAACTTTCCTCATCTATATTCAATGCATATGTACACAACGTGCAAACGATTTAGCGTTGCGTCTAATTTGGAATTGTAGGTTTCCTTgcttaataataattcgtgaTATCTTACCAGAAGATACAGAGCAGGTAGAAATGGCCAGCAGAACGCGCAACATTTTtgattgatttgaaaacaaGCTGCGGTTACTGCTggctttatatatatatctatttctGGCGTTACAGCGTACtggtacgtataatatgtcGGATGTAGTCAACGCGCGACCCGTTGAAAATCTAATGGAAACTTGGTTGTTCTTTGGCATTATATTCAGACGAGACTAATCGTCGCTTTCACGGAAAATTGTGCTTTTGTTCAGTATATAACGCAAAAGTATGCCGCTTATTATCACGTCACATTTCCGTGTCGAGTGTCCTTTGTGGAGTTGGTGCTGTAGTAAAGTATTAAAACGATGGGTTTTCCAGTGATCGGTGTGGTTCGATAATGTGAAACGTTTATTCAATTGCGAATAAAATTAGCCCGCTTCGATGATTATGCAAAAAAACGTTtgtcaaataaaattctaagtagaaaaacaaaggaacataatataattttttatcgtcatcTACAATCCCCGGAAAaccagaaaataaatatggaacTCAGATAAAATTCAGCAAGATCTTTCCGCGCCTGGTTGACTATTCTTATCTTTCTCCGTACGAATAGAATAAACACATTGTCATCTAAAAACCTTCCTTCAAACAAATGTAACAGGCAGACTAACGATCTCGAAATTGAAGTTACAAATAGACTTTCCTTTTGTCTGCAGAAAAGTAGCCGGCAATGAAAAGAACGTTATAGGAAaatatcaagatgattccttATCATCATCATTGGTGCTAAATCACAGATATCAAGTTATAAATCCTATTTGCAGACAGCTTATCAAGAATAATGCCGAGCGATTTAGGAAACACTGAAAATTGTTCTTTAATTGGAATTTGCATTACATGAGAAGGTAAATTAGATACCCGTCatggaattttataattttttactcatgTGTAAACTGGAGGACAATTCGACTAATAAAGTGGAAGTTGAAGACTACATGATCTCATTTTCTTCTCTACAGTTCATAAATGTGTTCTGGATAATCCAGCTGTTGCCAATTAGTCGTCAAAAGTCTCAACGTATACCGAGTGTGCGGtattaataacgataaaataaaatttcaacgccGACAGGCCAAATATTGTAATGTCAGAAATACACATCCATACGATTATCAGTCGGTGCCGAGATTACGGCGATTGGTGAAGATGAAAAATCCGAGTTAAACGGTGAAGCAAGGGTCTGTAAGGCGTCATCGTTTTTCAAAGGAAAAACGCCTCGTCAAATCGAGGTTTCTAGGAACGATTTTGTGAGAAATAGGGGCCGCGTATCTGCGTTTTGTACGCCTGTATAATATCGCGAGCGCGAATCGTAACGTGAAGCTTTATCTGTATCGATGTacaggtaggtaggtaggtaggtaggtaggtatgttTCACGCGGCGAGTTACGTACGCGCCTGTTGCTCGGGAGTGTGAGCCACGTTATCATTAGTTTATCTAAAAGGAAGAGGTACCTCGGCACACCTAGTTTTCGACTGGTCAGCGGCAAAAACGCCCGATTTTCGTTGCGGATCGCGTTTAACTCCGCCTGAAAGactttcggcatttttcataTCCAGTTAAGCATAGGATGAGGGCTGTGTACCTCGTGTTTCTGTTCCTCGGCGCTGTCGCAGCACAAGAAAAATGTGAGTCAGTAACATTACGTACATCGTATAACGAAAAATTAGAGGATAACTGAGGGAATTGTCATGGCCAAATGTGACTGACATGTATGGCTGTAATTTCGTCTCAATTTATCGtcttcgactttttttttcaaggctCGTCCTTGCTATTTATTTGCCTAATTCCGACGTGAACGTGAAGTGAGAATTTTACTGCTTTACTTAACGCTaaatctttcgaaatttctGTCAATTAGTAACACGAGTGTCTGTATAGTCATCGAATGCAGGTTCGTCTTGTTATAATCCAGGGGGTTGAAGACGGGATCCCATGATTTCATTTGTTGTTTTAGGGATTGTTTATAGTGGATGAAATTCAGTATGGATAATACCGGTAAGGAGGATTTTGTTAATACTATAGAATACAAGAGCAAGAACCTTGAGCTACATACCTCATTTACACATGCACCGTGTAACGTTAATTAACAATTACACAGAGCCGcgttttatcaatttcagcTATAACATCGCATTGGCAGTATAATCTATATCGATAAATGATGACTATATCTTGCGTAACTCGTTGAATTAAGGCACAGACACttgtattattatcattgttacaACACGGAGACTTGAGACGCCGGACGCGGTGAGAACAATAACAATCAGTAATAATGCCACAATGGAAGTTACATCAATATCGTGtgtacaataataaaatacgctGCATGGTCTAGACTTAAAACGCAATGTGCACTACGCAAGTTTGCCGCTATTGTTTCGGCACAGAAGTAATGTATTTTCGgttgaattgattttcaaacataCACGGcagtaaaaattgttgatcTTTTAAACGCAAtgcagtaattttttttttttttttatcacctaTTCTTAGCTTGTCAGGTGCGAGATGCGTGAACGAATTGCTCTTTCAACGAAACCTGAATCGCGTAATATCTTTCATCGGAAAGAAAGATTAT is a genomic window containing:
- the LOC107226733 gene encoding modular serine protease-like, translating into MPKNNQVSIRFSTGRALTTSDILYVPVRCNARNRYIYKASSNRSLFSNQSKMLRVLLAISTCSVSSAYNAVKEVPEGPSSFVCVDGSEILLARVCDGKPDCHDVSDETRKLCRHVVCPISTFRCAYGACIPRGSRCDGIENCADGSDETRCNVAEICTDREFQCVDSPECIPLKDICNGYSDCRDGSDENATTCLGHPCPSHTYHCSYGGCVHQEVMCDGTKDCIDATDEDPATCRAMNCRGSECEEYKCSDQEFTCGSGGQCIPNNKVCDGSHQCRDGSDEDFERCSMHTCPPGFFRCSYGGCIPESKKCNFEQNCHDWSDEDEKICGVSLPEGACRLPPTKPGTHYRVSGCPDCRPGEVVAELTKLEYFCDIEGSLEGPGTVFCEDNEWTPSIPTCPTESGSITCPPLAAPGAIKRCEVKWGPREGWIPCDRYVPVGTQAFLECPIYYEPEAGASHATCLHDGTWSRKHLSCKPECGNRDLSVLPLIVNGWEASLSDHLPWHAALFSFENGKPSFFCGGTLIAERLVLTAGHCVWQSDVDLLKVVLCGFSSDFDGQGEDTQVFDVENIELQYSYQDREGNYGSDLAILVLKKPVVINSCVKPVCIDWTDANDVVQRDGAIGLVIGMGITENDTFGASLRMASVEIVSNEKCYQKQKRDFRKYITYTSFCAGWGNGTGVCNGDSGGGLFLPKPNSTRWEIHGVVSISPRRLGTSFCDPNYYTIFTKVSAYATWIKKYIDNTPVIGPSNLSDFPNHDTIG